In the Brassica napus cultivar Da-Ae chromosome A7, Da-Ae, whole genome shotgun sequence genome, one interval contains:
- the LOC106353901 gene encoding LOW QUALITY PROTEIN: protein DETOXIFICATION 9 (The sequence of the model RefSeq protein was modified relative to this genomic sequence to represent the inferred CDS: substituted 1 base at 1 genomic stop codon): MEDPLLVNYKKEQEVDKIRWEKLKKVASMAAPMVVVNISQTLLQATSTMIVGHKSEISLAGIALASAIYYIQLFEXQSGLASALETLCGQAFGARQYEKLGSYTFTSIISLLIICFPISLLWIFMKNLLLLFHQDPEIAEIASVYCLWLIPALFGYSVLQSLIRYFQTQSLIFPMVLSSLTVLCFHVPVCWILVYTLGLGTKGAALSISLSYWLNAVFLWFFMRRSQLCDGKRVFISMEAFGHMRTFFSLAVPSALMICLEWSAFEILILISGVLPNSKLETSVISMCVTSSSLHYNLATAIGAAASTNVANELGAGNLVAAKASAFVAIMIAAVESSSVSFALFMSSNVWGYAYSNVPEVIHYAAEITPVLCISIVMDSLSASLTGVVRGSGKQKIGAYVNIAAFYIIGVPVGLLFCFILDFKVKGLWIGVLTGCTVQTITLFLITTFTKWTSEVTEASSSTV; the protein is encoded by the exons ATGGAAGATCCGTTACTGGTAAATTACAAGAAAGAACAAGAAGTAGATAAGATAAGATGGGAGAAGTTGAAGAAAGTGGCATCCATGGCGGCTCCCATGGTGGTCGTAAACATATCTCAAACCCTTCTTCAAGCCACTTCTACAATGATTGTCGGCCACAAAAGCGAGATCTCTCTAGCTGGAATTGCACTCGCCAGCGCCA tttattacataCAATTATTTGAATAACAGTCTGGACTAGCGAGCGCATTAGAAACATTGTGTGGTCAAGCCTTTGGAGCTCGTCAATACGAGAAGCTCGGGTCATATACTTTCACTTCCATTATTTCTCTCCTCATCATATGTTTCCCAATCTCTCTTCTATGGATTTTCATGAAGAATCTTTTGTTATTGTTTCATCAAGACCCCGAAATAGCAGAGATAGCTTCTGTTTACTGCCTTTGGCTCATACCAGCTTTATTTGGTTACTCTGTACTTCAATCTTTGATTCGCTACTTCCAGACACAAAGCTTGATTTTTCCTATGGTTCTGTCTTCTTTAACGGTTCTGTGTTTCCACGTGCCGGTTTGTTGGATTTTGGTTTACACTTTAGGGCTTGGAACCAAAGGTGCAGCTTTATCTATAAGCCTTTCGTATTGGCTCAATGCGGTTTTCCTCTGGTTTTTCATGAGACGTTCTCAACTTTGCGATGGCAAACGCGTTTTTATATCGATGGAAGCGTTTGGTCACATGAGGACGTTCTTCTCCTTAGCGGTTCCTTCTGCGTTGATGATTTGTCTTGAATGGTCGGCTTTcgaaattttgattcttatttCCGGAGTTTTACCCAACTCAAAGCTGGAGACATCTGTGATTTCCATGTG CGTGACATCGTCTTCTTTGCACTACAATCTAGCAACTGCGATTGGTGCGGCCGCAAG CACAAATGTGGCCAACGAACTAGGAGCTGGAAACCTAGTCGCAGCTAAAGCTTCTGCGTTTGTTGCAATCATGATTGCAGCTGTTGAATCTTCTTCCGTAAGCTTTGCTCTGTTCATGTCAAGCAACGTTTGGGGCTACGCTTATAGTAACGTCCCTGAAGTGATTCACTACGCTGCAGAAATAACACCGGTTCTCTGCATTTCCATTGTCATGGACAGCTTGTCAGCCTCACTAACCG GGGTTGTGAGAGGAAGTGGTAAGCAGAAGATTGGAGCTTATGTGAATATCGCTGCGTTTTATATCATCGGAGTTCCAGTAGGACTTCTTTTCTGTTTTATACTTGACTTCAAAGTTAAAGGTCTCTGGATTGGAGTTCTTACTGGATGCACTGTGCAAACTATCACCTTGTTTCTCATTACTACATTCACAAAATGGACCAGTGAGGTAACTGAGGCCTCTAGCTCGACTGTTTAA